A genome region from Crossiella equi includes the following:
- a CDS encoding MFS transporter produces MGSTPPASHQLHDCYGRAYRVGPSAELLTGHPRGAQLAFAAVAMAAAGVLQYGFGALVPSLSDLHGWSGTATLWLLAVWTAAQALVGLPVARLRERGTAGPVPLVVLGGFCCLLAPAALGRTPGYLGALLGFSVLGGTGAGLVYAVATSTAAKWFPDRSAVRVSLATGAFAWGAVPFTALAVPMATPDTVRVLLDSTAVLSACLVIAAGLLLRDPPPRWWPPHVDPRVWALRRSRGALPAVRDHSPGQAVRAGAPLLAAVLCCASAVTLFTVATFVPFARDLGLGVPVLTTAAVLLVAANGAARAVVLRVSERIGRTRTLGAALTVLALSQLCLAVGGGSANAAPLLAGAVLAGAGGACYPLVASVVRDYFGDTRHAEIHALVYSAKAVGGLVGIGVGATLAPTWGYPVLFLVTSLLALVSAGLSRGLRQPGRMVPPWTTQRVR; encoded by the coding sequence ATGGGCAGCACACCGCCCGCGTCCCACCAGCTCCACGACTGCTACGGCCGCGCCTACCGGGTCGGCCCGTCGGCGGAACTGCTCACCGGCCACCCGAGGGGCGCCCAGCTGGCGTTCGCCGCGGTGGCCATGGCCGCCGCCGGGGTCCTCCAGTACGGTTTCGGCGCCCTCGTGCCTTCCCTGTCCGACCTGCACGGCTGGTCCGGCACGGCCACGCTGTGGCTGCTCGCGGTGTGGACGGCCGCGCAGGCCCTGGTCGGCCTGCCGGTGGCACGGCTGCGCGAACGCGGCACGGCCGGGCCGGTGCCCCTCGTGGTCCTGGGCGGGTTCTGCTGCCTGCTGGCCCCGGCCGCTCTGGGCAGGACACCGGGTTACCTGGGTGCCCTGCTCGGTTTCTCCGTGCTGGGCGGCACGGGCGCGGGCCTGGTCTACGCGGTGGCCACCTCGACCGCGGCGAAGTGGTTCCCGGACCGCTCGGCGGTGCGGGTCAGCCTGGCCACCGGCGCCTTCGCCTGGGGCGCGGTGCCCTTCACCGCGCTCGCGGTACCGATGGCCACCCCGGACACCGTGCGCGTGCTGCTGGACTCGACCGCGGTGCTCAGCGCCTGCCTGGTCATCGCGGCCGGTCTGCTCCTGCGCGACCCGCCGCCCCGCTGGTGGCCGCCGCACGTGGACCCCCGGGTCTGGGCGCTGCGGCGCAGCCGGGGCGCGCTGCCCGCCGTCCGGGACCACTCCCCCGGCCAGGCCGTGCGCGCCGGGGCGCCGCTGCTGGCCGCCGTGCTGTGCTGCGCGAGCGCGGTCACCCTGTTCACCGTCGCCACCTTCGTCCCCTTCGCCCGGGACCTGGGCCTGGGCGTGCCCGTGCTGACCACCGCGGCCGTCCTGCTCGTGGCGGCCAACGGCGCGGCGCGCGCGGTGGTGCTCAGGGTCTCCGAGCGGATCGGTCGCACGAGGACACTCGGCGCGGCGCTGACCGTGCTGGCGCTGTCCCAGCTGTGCCTGGCGGTCGGCGGCGGCTCGGCCAACGCGGCACCGCTGCTGGCGGGCGCGGTGCTGGCCGGGGCGGGCGGGGCCTGTTACCCGCTGGTGGCCAGCGTGGTGCGCGACTACTTCGGGGACACGCGACACGCCGAGATCCACGCGCTGGTCTACAGCGCGAAGGCCGTCGGCGGGCTGGTCGGCATCGGGGTGGGCGCCACCCTCGCCCCGACCTGGGGTTATCCGGTGTTGTTCCTGGTCACGAGCCTGCTCGCCCTGGTCTCGGCCGGACTGAGCCGGGGCCTGCGCCAGCCCGGCCGAATGGTGCCGCCCTGGACAACGCAGCGTGTCCGGTGA
- a CDS encoding TIM barrel protein, which produces MALANLTHAARAAQAIGATVVLEALNSHENPAYPILSLASACHVLDPVRASGVHNVAFLADLYHLGRMGEDLLAQVRRHGVEFGHVQIADTPGRGQPGTGEIDFGEVLTRLVRSGYAGHIGLEYRPVGPSAASFGWLPALRASVEAAA; this is translated from the coding sequence GTGGCCCTGGCCAACCTCACCCACGCCGCCCGTGCCGCGCAGGCCATCGGCGCCACGGTCGTGCTGGAGGCGCTGAACTCCCACGAGAACCCGGCCTACCCGATCCTGTCCCTGGCCTCGGCCTGCCACGTGCTGGACCCGGTGCGCGCCAGCGGTGTGCACAACGTCGCCTTCCTGGCCGACCTTTACCACCTGGGCCGCATGGGCGAGGACCTCCTGGCGCAGGTGCGGCGGCACGGCGTGGAGTTCGGGCACGTGCAGATCGCGGACACCCCCGGCCGCGGCCAGCCCGGCACCGGCGAGATCGACTTCGGGGAGGTGCTCACCCGGCTGGTCCGGTCCGGGTACGCGGGGCACATCGGGCTGGAGTACCGGCCCGTCGGTCCCAGCGCGGCCAGCTTCGGCTGGCTGCCCGCCCTTCGAGCCAGCGTGGAGGCAGCCGCGTGA
- a CDS encoding NAD(P)-binding domain-containing protein, protein MTTIGFLGLGTMGAPMAVNLVRAGHRVTGYDLAGPGLARLREAGGATAALVAAARPSAGSWAWNAISGTPGWSG, encoded by the coding sequence GTGACCACGATCGGGTTCCTCGGCCTGGGCACCATGGGCGCGCCCATGGCGGTCAACCTGGTGCGCGCCGGACACCGGGTGACCGGCTACGACCTCGCCGGACCAGGCCTGGCCCGGCTGCGCGAGGCGGGCGGGGCCACCGCCGCACTGGTCGCGGCGGCACGGCCTTCCGCGGGCAGCTGGGCCTGGAACGCCATTTCCGGGACGCCCGGGTGGTCCGGGTGA
- a CDS encoding cytochrome P450 has protein sequence MNHALPQFPFARAAGCPLDPPPAYADLREAAPLTRVRLWSGRTPWLLTRYEDQRAALADPRLSADPAHPDYPAPSEGFQAQGEDEIRSFVTEDDPLHHRHRRMFTAHFTVRRVERLAPRIGQVIDTLLTEMAETGPPADLVTSFALPMPSLVISELLGVPPADQPLFQETANRLIARDSTAEQFRTADLALREHLLDLLHHKEKHPSDDLLGAVLHGPVKAGDLTKQELAATAVTLLVAGHETTTNMTSLGTLALLQDPARAELLRTGTPAQVATAVEELLRYLSITHTGILRVATEDLTLSGHTIRAGEGVIIANPAANHDPNTFPTPTTLDLTRPNAHRHLSFGHGTHQCIGQNLARKELQLAYPALLRRFPNLHVTSQDLPFKHDMLVYGLHELPVSW, from the coding sequence ATGAACCACGCCCTGCCCCAGTTCCCCTTCGCCCGCGCGGCGGGCTGCCCGCTGGACCCGCCCCCGGCCTATGCGGACCTGCGCGAGGCCGCCCCGCTGACCAGGGTGCGCCTGTGGAGCGGCCGGACCCCGTGGCTGCTGACCCGCTACGAGGACCAGCGCGCGGCGCTGGCCGACCCGCGCCTGAGCGCGGACCCGGCCCACCCGGACTACCCGGCCCCGAGCGAGGGCTTCCAGGCCCAGGGCGAGGACGAGATCCGCTCCTTCGTCACCGAGGACGACCCGCTGCACCACCGCCACCGCCGCATGTTCACGGCCCACTTCACCGTCCGCCGGGTGGAACGCCTGGCCCCGCGGATCGGGCAGGTGATCGACACCCTGTTGACCGAGATGGCCGAGACCGGCCCCCCGGCAGACCTGGTGACCTCCTTCGCCCTCCCGATGCCCTCCCTGGTGATCAGCGAGCTCCTGGGCGTCCCGCCAGCAGACCAACCCCTCTTCCAGGAAACGGCAAACCGCCTGATCGCCCGCGACAGCACGGCGGAACAGTTCCGCACAGCCGACCTGGCCCTGCGTGAACACCTGCTGGACCTGTTGCACCACAAGGAGAAGCACCCGTCCGACGACCTCCTGGGCGCAGTCCTGCACGGCCCGGTCAAAGCAGGCGACCTGACCAAGCAGGAGCTGGCCGCCACAGCGGTGACCCTGCTGGTGGCGGGCCACGAAACCACCACGAACATGACCAGCCTGGGCACGCTGGCCCTTCTCCAGGACCCCGCCCGAGCAGAACTCCTCCGCACCGGCACCCCAGCCCAGGTGGCCACGGCAGTCGAAGAGCTCCTCCGCTACCTGTCCATCACCCACACCGGCATCCTCCGAGTGGCAACCGAAGACCTGACCCTGTCCGGCCACACGATCCGAGCAGGCGAAGGCGTGATCATCGCCAACCCGGCCGCCAACCACGACCCCAACACCTTCCCGACCCCCACCACCCTGGACCTGACCCGCCCGAACGCCCACCGCCACCTCTCCTTCGGCCACGGCACCCACCAGTGCATCGGCCAGAACCTGGCCCGCAAGGAACTCCAGCTCGCCTACCCGGCTCTGCTGCGCCGCTTCCCGAACTTGCACGTGACGTCCCAGGACCTCCCGTTCAAACACGACATGCTGGTGTACGGCCTGCACGAGCTGCCCGTGTCCTGGTAG